One Desulfobulbus propionicus DSM 2032 DNA segment encodes these proteins:
- a CDS encoding iron-containing alcohol dehydrogenase — translation MDITKFAIPEIIFGRGSLNYAGQCALRLGAKKVFLVSDEGIEEVGWLQRLMDVLEKEGIKWVYYPGVTSNPRDFQVEQGAQLYSKNGTDVIIAIGGGSAMDTAKGIAIIASNGGRIRDYEGANRVQRPLPPMMLITTTAGSGSDISQFCIITDMKRGVKMSIITRTLVPNISIVDPLILRTKTESLIIQSAVDALAHAIEAYMSRIASPFTEIHSLRAIDLILANLQRAVATRSLDSLEQLSIASVSASMAFSNAGLGAEHALAHALGGHFDMRHGIVHPILLTSVMRFNMGINPQRMADIGRLILKRQVGSDEDTALAGIEKLEEFFASFDVALRLSQLIPESERHHLEPLCKMAVHDACNLTNPRPATWEEFYRICEEVW, via the coding sequence ATGGATATCACCAAATTTGCCATCCCCGAAATCATCTTTGGCCGGGGAAGTCTCAACTATGCCGGACAATGTGCCTTGCGCCTCGGCGCCAAAAAAGTGTTCCTGGTCAGCGACGAAGGGATCGAGGAGGTCGGATGGCTGCAACGCCTGATGGACGTTCTGGAAAAGGAGGGCATCAAGTGGGTGTACTACCCCGGCGTGACCTCGAATCCGCGTGACTTTCAGGTGGAGCAGGGAGCGCAGCTCTATTCCAAGAACGGCACCGATGTGATCATCGCCATTGGCGGCGGTAGCGCCATGGACACGGCCAAGGGCATTGCCATCATCGCCAGCAACGGCGGCCGGATACGGGATTACGAGGGCGCCAACCGGGTGCAGCGGCCGCTGCCGCCGATGATGCTGATCACCACCACGGCCGGCAGCGGCTCGGATATCAGCCAGTTCTGCATCATCACCGACATGAAGCGCGGGGTCAAAATGTCCATCATCACCCGGACTCTGGTGCCCAACATCTCCATTGTCGATCCGCTGATCCTGCGCACCAAGACCGAATCGCTGATCATCCAGTCGGCGGTCGATGCGCTGGCCCACGCCATCGAGGCCTACATGTCGCGCATTGCCTCGCCGTTCACCGAAATTCACTCGCTTCGGGCCATTGACCTGATCCTGGCCAACCTGCAACGCGCGGTGGCCACTCGTTCGCTCGATTCCCTGGAGCAGCTGAGCATTGCCTCGGTGTCCGCTTCCATGGCCTTTTCCAATGCCGGACTCGGCGCCGAACACGCCCTGGCCCACGCCCTGGGCGGCCATTTCGACATGCGCCACGGCATTGTCCATCCGATCCTGCTGACCAGTGTCATGCGCTTCAACATGGGCATCAACCCCCAGCGCATGGCCGATATCGGCCGATTGATCCTCAAGCGCCAGGTCGGATCGGATGAGGATACCGCCTTGGCCGGCATTGAGAAACTCGAGGAATTTTTTGCCTCGTTCGACGTTGCCCTGCGGCTGAGCCAATTGATTCCGGAAAGTGAACGGCATCATCTTGAACCGCTGTGTAAGATGGCGGTCCATGATGCCTGCAACCTGACCAACCCCCGGCCTGCCACCTGGGAAGAATTTTACCGAATCTGCGAGGAGGTGTGGTGA
- a CDS encoding two-component system sensor histidine kinase NtrB → MPHYTTLEDLVGIEHCKLGFYQELQQKVEQLKGSNLELEKKRKEIQALLDGITDLMVVLAEDLSIQRVNHVFTDWFPGIDPIGRFCYEIFRGQQGRCEDCPALHALDRDEIVKDLCIYKVNDDFKHYEIIASPLKTSLTGERQVLLFKRDVTLEKEFQAQFYQAEKMATVGALAAGVAHEINNPLTAINGFAQGLKRRISRLQGKIDDDLFCDFKEYTETIIKECLRCRDIVQTLLTFSRPTASSRGHVNINQCVTDTLFILKHHFKEQHDLTVKTELQEDLPAILGDESQLKQVIINLLTNALDATSNGGLIQIKTYSDETAGVTLVIEDSGCGIPLELQDKLFEPFFTTKPVGKGIGIGLSTCYSIVKNHNGEINVTSVVGTGSAFRVSLPGINEEWTKKDTPSW, encoded by the coding sequence ATGCCCCACTACACCACCCTTGAGGACCTGGTCGGCATCGAGCACTGCAAGCTCGGTTTTTACCAGGAATTGCAGCAAAAGGTCGAGCAGCTCAAGGGCTCCAATCTGGAATTGGAGAAAAAACGAAAAGAAATTCAGGCGTTGCTTGACGGTATTACCGATTTGATGGTGGTTTTGGCCGAAGACCTCAGCATTCAGCGGGTCAATCATGTGTTCACCGATTGGTTTCCCGGCATCGACCCCATCGGTCGCTTCTGCTACGAGATCTTTCGCGGCCAGCAAGGCCGGTGCGAGGACTGTCCGGCCTTGCACGCCCTGGACCGCGATGAAATCGTCAAGGATCTGTGCATCTACAAGGTCAACGACGATTTCAAGCATTACGAAATCATCGCCTCGCCGCTGAAAACCAGCCTCACCGGCGAACGTCAGGTGCTGCTGTTCAAGCGGGATGTGACCCTGGAAAAAGAATTCCAGGCCCAGTTTTATCAGGCGGAAAAAATGGCCACCGTGGGAGCACTGGCCGCCGGCGTGGCCCACGAGATCAACAATCCCCTGACCGCCATCAACGGTTTTGCCCAAGGACTCAAACGTAGAATCAGCCGCTTGCAGGGCAAGATCGACGACGACCTGTTCTGCGATTTCAAGGAATACACCGAAACCATCATCAAGGAATGCTTACGCTGTCGCGACATTGTCCAAACCCTGCTGACCTTCAGCCGGCCCACGGCTTCCAGTCGCGGCCATGTGAATATCAACCAATGCGTCACCGATACCCTGTTCATTCTCAAGCATCACTTCAAGGAGCAACACGACCTGACGGTCAAGACCGAGTTGCAGGAAGACCTGCCGGCGATCCTTGGTGACGAATCCCAACTCAAGCAGGTGATCATCAACCTGCTGACCAACGCCCTGGATGCCACCAGCAACGGCGGCCTCATTCAGATCAAAACCTATAGCGACGAGACCGCCGGGGTGACGCTGGTGATTGAAGATTCCGGCTGCGGCATCCCCCTGGAACTCCAGGACAAACTGTTTGAGCCGTTTTTCACCACCAAACCGGTGGGCAAGGGCATCGGCATCGGACTCTCCACCTGTTATTCCATTGTCAAAAATCATAACGGCGAAATCAATGTCACCAGTGTCGTGGGCACCGGGTCGGCATTTCGGGTTTCTCTTCCAGGTATCAACGAAGAATGGACAAAGAAAGATACTCCATCCTGGTAG
- a CDS encoding sigma-54-dependent transcriptional regulator: MDKERYSILVVDDEESIRRLLQKELANSRREILTAADGAEALAMIRNHWFDVIIMDLWLPDVSDLELLIKIRESIPHIEVIMITGHGDVDIAVEAMKLGACDFIRKPFNLDRLDLIVEKAHQRVLLSRENAMLRHSTGQAQNQVRFIGNSQAIRDIQFLIDKVAPAKIPVLITGESGAGKDVVARLIHQRSPLAANPMIVKNCATLQKELARSELFGHIKGSFTGANESREGLLSFAHDSTLFLDEIGELPLEVQASLLRVLETGTYRRVGEKEERKVNIRFLFATNRHLADEVEKERFNEAFYHRINAFSIEIPSLRHRKEDLPLLVDYFLTTLSPDNTTYHIVERAKACILRYNWPGNIRELRNVIERSIILAENGIITERCLPRELVESSESSGAALTLESVEREHILKMLDFYGGNRQKTADTLGISRKTLYRKLTQYAIE; the protein is encoded by the coding sequence ATGGACAAAGAAAGATACTCCATCCTGGTAGTCGACGACGAAGAGTCGATCAGACGGCTGCTGCAGAAGGAATTGGCCAACAGCCGCCGCGAGATCCTGACCGCGGCCGATGGTGCCGAGGCCCTGGCCATGATCCGCAACCACTGGTTTGACGTCATCATCATGGACCTATGGCTGCCCGATGTGTCCGATTTGGAGCTGTTGATCAAGATTCGGGAATCGATCCCCCACATCGAGGTGATCATGATCACCGGTCACGGCGATGTCGATATCGCGGTGGAGGCGATGAAACTCGGGGCCTGCGATTTCATTCGCAAGCCGTTCAACCTCGACCGGCTCGATTTGATTGTGGAAAAGGCCCATCAGCGGGTTTTGCTGTCGCGGGAAAACGCTATGCTCCGCCACAGCACCGGCCAGGCACAGAATCAGGTGCGGTTCATCGGCAATTCCCAGGCCATCCGCGACATCCAGTTTCTGATCGACAAGGTCGCCCCGGCCAAGATTCCGGTACTGATCACCGGTGAATCGGGTGCCGGCAAGGATGTGGTCGCCCGGCTGATCCACCAGCGGTCCCCCTTGGCCGCCAATCCGATGATCGTCAAGAACTGCGCCACCCTGCAAAAGGAGCTGGCGCGCAGCGAGCTTTTCGGCCACATCAAGGGGTCGTTCACCGGAGCCAACGAATCGCGGGAGGGGTTGCTCTCCTTTGCCCACGACAGCACCCTGTTTCTCGATGAAATCGGCGAACTGCCGCTGGAAGTCCAGGCCTCGCTCCTGCGGGTCCTGGAAACCGGCACCTACCGCCGGGTGGGGGAAAAGGAGGAACGCAAAGTCAACATCCGTTTTCTGTTCGCCACCAACCGCCATCTGGCAGACGAGGTGGAAAAGGAACGGTTCAACGAGGCCTTCTACCACCGCATCAACGCCTTCAGCATCGAGATCCCCTCGCTCAGGCATCGCAAGGAAGATCTGCCGCTGCTGGTCGACTATTTCCTGACCACCCTCAGCCCGGACAACACCACCTACCATATCGTTGAACGGGCCAAGGCCTGCATTCTGCGTTACAACTGGCCGGGGAACATCAGGGAACTGCGCAACGTGATCGAACGGTCGATCATTCTCGCGGAAAATGGGATTATCACCGAACGCTGTCTGCCACGCGAACTGGTGGAATCTTCGGAAAGCAGCGGCGCCGCTCTGACCCTGGAGTCGGTGGAGCGGGAGCACATCCTCAAAATGCTCGATTTCTACGGCGGCAACCGGCAAAAAACCGCCGACACCCTGGGCATCAGTCGCAAAACGCTCTATCGCAAGCTGACCCAGTACGCCATCGAGTAA
- the ribD gene encoding bifunctional diaminohydroxyphosphoribosylaminopyrimidine deaminase/5-amino-6-(5-phosphoribosylamino)uracil reductase RibD produces the protein MAMAHGHEWYMELALAEARKGLGRTSPNPAVGAVVVKDGKVVGRGYHHRAGTPHAEVHALADAGPQARGATIYVTLEPCNHTGRTPPCTEAILAAGIAMVVIGMADPNPRVAGGGAAYLRQRGLEVVSGVLEQPCRALNYPFIKHSTTGLPWVMMKAGLSLDGKITFRSRQGAALTGEESWRFVHRLRNQTDAILIGVETAIIDDPSLTTRLEGVADTRDPVRVVLDSCLRLPPQARMLHQRSTAETWVVCGSEASSDREEQLVRAGARVLRLALGADGRVDLPAMLRLLGARNLTSVLVEGGAGIHGAMYGQRLVDELLLFYAPFIVGDQGTPLVSGYSLARRDQAPRLADVALQPLGNDFLFRALVRP, from the coding sequence ATGGCAATGGCGCATGGGCATGAGTGGTACATGGAACTGGCCCTGGCCGAGGCGCGGAAGGGCCTGGGCCGCACCTCACCCAATCCGGCGGTAGGAGCGGTGGTGGTCAAGGACGGGAAAGTGGTCGGCCGGGGGTATCATCATCGAGCCGGCACGCCGCACGCCGAAGTCCATGCCCTTGCCGATGCTGGTCCCCAAGCGAGAGGCGCAACCATCTATGTCACCCTGGAGCCCTGTAATCACACTGGTCGTACTCCCCCCTGCACCGAGGCCATTCTCGCTGCCGGTATAGCCATGGTAGTCATCGGCATGGCTGATCCCAACCCCCGGGTGGCTGGTGGGGGGGCCGCCTATCTGCGGCAGCGCGGCCTTGAGGTCGTGAGCGGAGTGCTTGAGCAGCCCTGCCGGGCGTTGAATTATCCTTTCATCAAGCACAGCACCACTGGTTTGCCGTGGGTGATGATGAAGGCCGGATTAAGCCTCGACGGCAAGATCACCTTCCGATCCAGACAAGGCGCGGCGCTGACCGGCGAGGAATCGTGGCGGTTTGTGCATCGACTGCGCAATCAGACCGATGCGATTTTAATTGGGGTGGAAACAGCGATCATCGATGACCCCAGCCTGACCACCCGGCTGGAAGGTGTAGCCGATACCCGTGATCCTGTGCGCGTCGTGCTCGATTCCTGTTTGCGGCTGCCCCCTCAGGCCAGGATGTTGCACCAACGGTCAACGGCGGAAACCTGGGTGGTGTGCGGCTCCGAGGCATCCAGCGACCGCGAGGAACAGTTGGTCCGTGCTGGCGCGCGGGTGCTTCGCCTGGCGCTTGGCGCGGATGGCCGAGTGGATTTGCCCGCCATGCTTCGCTTGCTCGGGGCGCGGAACCTGACCTCCGTGCTGGTCGAGGGCGGTGCCGGCATCCACGGCGCCATGTATGGCCAGCGGCTGGTTGACGAGCTCCTGCTCTTTTATGCCCCCTTCATCGTCGGCGATCAGGGAACGCCACTTGTCAGCGGCTATAGTCTTGCAAGGCGCGATCAGGCCCCCAGGTTGGCGGATGTGGCGCTCCAGCCGCTGGGCAATGATTTCCTTTTCAGGGCGCTGGTGCGGCCGTGA
- the nrdR gene encoding transcriptional regulator NrdR, translating into MKCPYCGHLDSRVIDSRISKDKTITRRRRECDACQRRFTTYERIELMLPMLIKKDGRREPWDRGKIVAGLEKACEKLAVSMTDIDAFVDNIEQKLQDYGGKEIPTSQIGEWVMEALPALDEVAYVRFASVYRQFKDVNEFMDELKLFLGERGKH; encoded by the coding sequence ATGAAGTGTCCGTATTGCGGTCATTTGGACAGTCGGGTCATTGATTCCCGCATCAGTAAGGATAAAACCATCACCCGCCGCCGCCGGGAATGCGATGCCTGCCAGCGCCGTTTCACCACCTACGAGCGGATTGAGTTGATGCTGCCGATGCTGATCAAAAAAGACGGGCGACGCGAGCCATGGGATCGGGGAAAAATCGTCGCCGGATTGGAGAAGGCCTGCGAGAAGCTGGCGGTCAGCATGACCGATATCGACGCCTTTGTCGACAATATCGAACAAAAGTTGCAGGATTACGGTGGCAAGGAAATTCCCACCAGCCAGATCGGCGAGTGGGTGATGGAGGCGCTGCCCGCCTTGGACGAGGTAGCCTATGTGCGTTTTGCCTCGGTCTATCGTCAGTTCAAGGATGTCAACGAATTCATGGACGAACTGAAACTGTTTCTCGGCGAGCGGGGAAAACACTGA
- the rpiB gene encoding ribose 5-phosphate isomerase B — translation MNIVLGCDHGGLELKQEIVSLLEQAGHTVNDVGCFSPESVDYPVFADKVCAAIKEGTSTRGILICGTGIGMSIAANRHRHIRAALCHEAVTARLSREHNDANVLCLGARVLGRSIALDIVKVWLETEFAGGRHLRRITMMG, via the coding sequence ATGAATATTGTCCTGGGATGTGATCATGGCGGATTGGAGTTGAAGCAGGAGATTGTCTCGTTGCTTGAACAAGCCGGCCACACGGTCAATGATGTCGGCTGCTTTTCGCCTGAATCGGTGGATTATCCCGTTTTTGCCGACAAAGTGTGCGCGGCGATCAAGGAAGGAACCTCCACCCGTGGCATTCTCATTTGCGGTACGGGAATTGGTATGTCGATCGCCGCCAACCGGCATCGCCATATCCGGGCTGCACTCTGTCACGAGGCGGTCACCGCGAGACTCAGCCGTGAACACAACGATGCCAACGTCCTCTGTTTGGGGGCCAGGGTCTTGGGTCGTTCCATTGCCCTGGACATTGTCAAGGTTTGGCTCGAGACCGAATTCGCCGGAGGCCGTCACCTGAGAAGGATCACCATGATGGGGTGA
- the fabF gene encoding beta-ketoacyl-ACP synthase II, whose protein sequence is MPSISWPRFKADTERESVKRRVVVTGIGLITPLGIGTEQTWNALINGQSGIGPITRFDASDQASQIAAEVKDFDPEVWFEKKQAKNLDAFVQYAVAAADIAWKNSGLSINEENVDRVGVITGCGMGGLPTIEEYHGVMMNKGPRKITPFFIPRVIPNMPSGHISMRIGCKGPNLTQTTACAAGTHAVGEAFRHIAYGDCDVAITGGTESVICPLAVGGFSAMKALSTRNDDPTTASRPFDRDRDGFVISEGAGMMVFEELEAAKRRGATIYAEIIGYGQSSDAYHIAAPPENGEGAARCMAAALRDARLNPEDIDYINAHGTSTPLNDKCETLAIKTVFGAHAHQLAVSSTKSMTGHMLGAAGGIEAAFTVLALHHGIIPPTANLHNPDPDCDLDYVPLTARETRFETAMSNSFGFGGTNGVVIFRRYA, encoded by the coding sequence ATGCCATCGATTTCGTGGCCAAGATTCAAGGCTGATACGGAGCGGGAGAGCGTGAAACGACGGGTCGTTGTAACAGGAATTGGCTTGATCACGCCGCTCGGTATCGGTACCGAGCAGACGTGGAACGCGCTGATCAACGGGCAGAGCGGGATCGGACCGATCACCCGCTTCGATGCCTCTGATCAGGCCTCGCAGATAGCCGCCGAGGTCAAGGATTTTGATCCTGAGGTGTGGTTTGAAAAAAAACAGGCAAAAAATCTCGATGCCTTTGTGCAATATGCGGTGGCTGCTGCGGACATTGCCTGGAAAAACAGCGGCCTGTCGATCAACGAGGAAAATGTCGATCGGGTCGGGGTGATTACTGGCTGCGGTATGGGCGGTCTGCCCACCATCGAGGAATACCACGGGGTTATGATGAACAAGGGGCCACGCAAGATCACTCCGTTCTTTATTCCCAGGGTCATTCCCAATATGCCTTCCGGGCATATTTCCATGCGCATCGGCTGCAAGGGGCCCAATCTGACCCAAACCACCGCTTGTGCCGCCGGCACCCATGCGGTCGGCGAGGCCTTCCGTCACATTGCCTATGGCGATTGCGACGTGGCCATCACCGGCGGGACGGAATCGGTCATCTGCCCCCTTGCCGTTGGCGGATTCAGTGCCATGAAGGCCCTGTCGACCCGCAACGACGATCCGACCACCGCTTCGCGGCCTTTTGACCGGGACCGCGATGGCTTTGTCATCTCCGAAGGCGCGGGGATGATGGTGTTTGAGGAGCTGGAAGCCGCCAAACGACGGGGCGCGACCATCTATGCCGAGATCATCGGCTATGGCCAGAGCAGTGATGCCTATCACATCGCCGCTCCGCCTGAAAATGGCGAGGGAGCGGCTCGGTGCATGGCAGCTGCCCTGCGGGATGCCCGCCTGAACCCCGAAGACATCGACTATATCAACGCCCATGGGACCTCCACTCCGCTCAACGACAAGTGCGAGACCCTGGCCATCAAAACCGTTTTTGGAGCCCATGCCCATCAACTGGCGGTCAGTTCCACCAAGTCAATGACCGGCCACATGCTGGGGGCGGCGGGCGGTATCGAGGCGGCTTTCACCGTCCTCGCCCTGCACCATGGCATCATTCCCCCGACCGCCAACCTGCACAATCCTGATCCGGACTGCGATCTCGATTATGTGCCATTGACGGCACGGGAAACCCGCTTTGAAACCGCCATGTCCAACTCTTTTGGCTTTGGCGGTACCAACGGCGTGGTCATCTTTCGGCGTTACGCTTAA
- the acpP gene encoding acyl carrier protein, with translation MAVEDKMIDIIVEQLSVDRDKVVPGASFVDDLGADSLDLVELIMAMEEEFDVEIPDEEAEKIVTVQNAIDFVAKIQG, from the coding sequence ATGGCCGTTGAAGATAAAATGATTGATATCATCGTCGAGCAACTCAGTGTTGATCGTGACAAAGTTGTTCCGGGCGCATCCTTTGTCGATGACCTCGGAGCCGATTCCCTGGATCTGGTCGAACTGATCATGGCCATGGAAGAGGAATTCGACGTTGAAATCCCCGACGAAGAGGCCGAGAAGATCGTCACCGTGCAGAATGCCATCGATTTCGTGGCCAAGATTCAAGGCTGA
- the fabG gene encoding 3-oxoacyl-ACP reductase FabG yields MILEKMIALVTGGSRGIGRAICLKLAAMGATVGINYVANPAAAEETLRQVEAVGGKGFTVRFDVADAQAVQEQIKEIIATHGQIDILVNNAGITRDGLMARMKEDDWDSVLDTNLKGAFLCSKAVMRAMMKKRWGRIINVSSVVGFVGNSGQVNYGAAKAGLAGLTKSMARELAGRNITVNCVAPGYIVTDMTDGLTEDVQEALKAQIPMGTLGTPEDVAASVGFLASPDSNYITGQTLHVNGGMYMGH; encoded by the coding sequence ATTGCCCTCGTGACCGGCGGCAGCCGCGGGATCGGTCGAGCCATTTGCCTGAAACTCGCCGCCATGGGGGCCACGGTCGGCATCAATTACGTTGCGAATCCGGCGGCGGCCGAAGAAACCCTCCGGCAGGTCGAGGCCGTGGGCGGCAAGGGCTTTACCGTCCGATTTGATGTGGCCGATGCGCAAGCGGTTCAGGAACAAATCAAGGAAATTATCGCGACACATGGCCAGATCGATATCCTGGTCAACAATGCGGGCATTACCCGCGATGGCTTGATGGCACGCATGAAGGAAGACGACTGGGACAGCGTGTTGGATACCAATCTGAAAGGGGCGTTTCTCTGCAGTAAGGCAGTGATGCGCGCCATGATGAAAAAACGGTGGGGACGAATCATCAATGTGTCGTCGGTGGTCGGATTTGTCGGCAACAGCGGGCAGGTCAACTACGGCGCGGCCAAGGCTGGCCTGGCGGGACTGACCAAATCCATGGCGAGGGAGTTGGCGGGGCGGAACATCACCGTCAATTGCGTGGCTCCCGGATATATCGTCACCGACATGACCGATGGCCTCACCGAAGATGTTCAGGAAGCGCTCAAGGCCCAGATTCCCATGGGAACCTTGGGAACGCCGGAGGATGTTGCCGCCTCGGTGGGCTTTCTGGCCTCGCCTGACAGTAACTACATTACTGGTCAGACCCTGCATGTCAATGGCGGAATGTATATGGGACATTGA